Proteins encoded together in one Prevotella scopos JCM 17725 window:
- the trkA gene encoding Trk system potassium transporter TrkA, translated as MKIIIAGAYAIGTYLAKLLSRNMQDIVLMDEDPENLEKISSEYDLLTMECSPTNIKGLKEAGVEHTDLFIAVTPSESANIASCVMAHQLGAKKTVARVDNPEYVEEHNKELFRQMGISDIIYPEILAAKDIINGLKMSWVRQRWDVHDGALVMLGIKLRETCEILDRPLKDISGPDDPYHVVAIKRNDETIIPGGNDTLQLYDLAYFMTTKQYIPYIRKIVGKEHYVDVQNVIFMGGGKTAARAVKMLPEYMNAKIIEQKPTRCEILNDIFSEDRLVINGDGRDIGLLQEEGIRHTQAFVALTSNAETNILACLTAKRLGVRKTVASVENFDYVNTADGLDIGTIINKKALAASHIYQMMLDANVANVKFLMSINSDVAEFVPSLDSKITRKVVRELNLPKGMTIGGLVRNGEGMLVSGNTLIEAGDSVVVFCYNVDMKKVEKLFI; from the coding sequence ATGAAAATTATCATAGCAGGAGCATACGCCATAGGAACCTATTTGGCAAAGCTACTTTCTCGTAATATGCAAGATATTGTACTCATGGATGAGGATCCAGAGAATCTGGAGAAAATCAGTAGTGAGTATGACTTGCTAACTATGGAATGTTCACCCACAAATATAAAGGGACTGAAAGAAGCTGGTGTGGAACATACCGACCTCTTTATTGCTGTTACTCCAAGTGAATCAGCTAATATCGCATCTTGTGTTATGGCACATCAGTTGGGTGCGAAGAAGACAGTTGCACGTGTGGACAATCCTGAGTATGTTGAAGAACATAATAAGGAATTGTTCCGTCAGATGGGTATTAGTGATATTATTTATCCAGAGATACTTGCTGCAAAAGATATCATCAATGGTTTGAAGATGTCATGGGTACGCCAACGTTGGGATGTGCATGATGGTGCATTGGTGATGTTGGGTATTAAACTGCGTGAGACTTGTGAGATTCTTGATCGTCCTCTGAAGGACATCAGTGGGCCGGATGATCCTTACCATGTCGTTGCTATCAAGCGTAATGATGAGACAATTATCCCTGGTGGTAATGATACCTTGCAGTTATATGACTTGGCTTATTTTATGACCACAAAGCAGTATATTCCGTATATTCGTAAGATTGTTGGTAAGGAACATTATGTCGATGTACAGAATGTAATCTTTATGGGTGGTGGTAAGACTGCAGCACGTGCTGTAAAGATGCTGCCAGAATATATGAATGCGAAGATTATTGAACAGAAGCCTACTCGTTGCGAGATTCTTAATGATATCTTCAGTGAAGACAGATTGGTTATCAATGGCGATGGTCGTGATATTGGATTGTTGCAAGAAGAAGGTATTCGTCATACACAAGCCTTTGTGGCTTTGACCTCTAATGCTGAAACAAATATTTTGGCTTGTCTGACTGCTAAGCGACTTGGTGTTCGCAAAACTGTTGCATCGGTAGAGAACTTTGATTACGTGAATACAGCTGATGGACTTGACATTGGTACGATTATCAATAAGAAGGCTCTTGCTGCCAGTCATATCTATCAGATGATGCTGGATGCAAATGTAGCAAATGTGAAGTTTCTTATGTCTATTAATTCTGATGTGGCAGAGTTTGTGCCAAGTCTTGATTCGAAGATTACGAGAAAGGTTGTAAGAGAACTAAACCTTCCGAAAGGAATGACTATTGGAGGACTTGTAAGGAATGGAGAAGGTATGCTCGTTTCTGGTAATACACTGATTGAAGCTGGCGACTCCGTTGTTGTCTTCTGTTATAATGTTGATATGAAAAAGGTGGAGAAATTGTTTATTTAA
- a CDS encoding TrkH family potassium uptake protein, protein MLNLKLISKILGSLLWIEGVLMLSCLFVSLFYNGSDVIPFVWSILITVGAGFIFRLLGRHADNLLGRRDAYFVVTISWILFTIFGTLPFMISGGIGSFTDAFFEAMSGFTTTGATIIDYPEHLPKGLLFWRSLTQWIGGLGIVFFTIAILPSMVGGSVKVFAAEATGPIKSKLHPRLSTSAKWIWVVYLVLTTACILSYKVCGMGWFDAFNYSMTSTATGGFSPESGSITTFHSSAEEYVCALFCFLSGVNFTLLYASAAGLDIKKLIKNSEFRFYTTMVLSFAIFIAFELVYRNHYDIEHAFRSALFQVVSFITTTGLFSDDAAKWPHVTWVVLAACMFFGGCSGSTSGGIKSIRGVMLLKVVRNEFRQILHPNAVLPMKVDGVNIPQSKRVTLLGFIGLYLILTLFCAFTMIAFGIDNTNAITITLSCLGNVGPTLGMEIGPTMSWAQLPDFAKWICSFLMLVGRLELFTVLVLFSPAFWKEN, encoded by the coding sequence ATGCTCAATCTGAAACTCATTTCTAAGATTCTTGGTTCCTTGTTATGGATAGAAGGCGTACTGATGCTCAGTTGTCTGTTCGTGTCCTTGTTTTATAATGGCAGTGACGTTATACCATTCGTGTGGAGTATTCTCATAACAGTAGGTGCTGGTTTTATCTTCCGACTGTTAGGTCGTCATGCTGACAATCTTCTTGGACGTCGTGATGCTTATTTTGTTGTAACGATATCTTGGATTCTTTTTACGATATTCGGTACACTCCCCTTTATGATTAGTGGAGGTATTGGGAGTTTCACTGATGCTTTCTTTGAGGCTATGTCAGGCTTCACAACAACTGGTGCAACGATTATAGACTATCCTGAACATCTACCAAAAGGACTCCTTTTCTGGCGTTCATTGACACAATGGATTGGTGGATTGGGAATAGTATTCTTTACTATAGCCATTCTCCCTTCTATGGTGGGTGGTTCGGTAAAGGTCTTTGCGGCTGAAGCGACTGGTCCTATCAAGAGTAAGCTACACCCACGTCTAAGCACAAGTGCTAAGTGGATATGGGTAGTTTATTTGGTTCTGACTACTGCCTGCATTCTATCATATAAGGTATGTGGTATGGGATGGTTTGATGCTTTCAACTATTCAATGACCAGTACTGCGACGGGTGGATTCTCTCCGGAGAGCGGTTCTATCACAACCTTTCATTCTTCAGCAGAGGAGTATGTCTGTGCATTATTCTGTTTCCTATCTGGTGTCAACTTCACATTGCTATATGCCTCGGCAGCAGGATTAGATATTAAGAAGCTCATAAAGAATAGCGAGTTCCGTTTCTATACCACCATGGTACTCTCGTTTGCTATCTTTATTGCTTTTGAACTTGTTTATCGTAATCATTATGATATAGAGCATGCCTTCCGTAGTGCGCTCTTCCAAGTTGTTTCCTTTATAACAACGACAGGACTTTTCAGCGATGATGCTGCCAAGTGGCCTCATGTAACATGGGTTGTCTTAGCTGCATGTATGTTCTTTGGCGGCTGTTCTGGTTCTACCAGTGGTGGTATCAAGAGTATTCGTGGTGTGATGTTATTAAAGGTGGTGCGCAATGAGTTCCGTCAGATACTACACCCTAATGCTGTCTTACCAATGAAGGTTGATGGAGTGAATATACCACAGTCAAAGCGTGTAACACTTTTAGGTTTCATCGGACTTTATCTTATTCTGACGCTCTTCTGTGCTTTTACGATGATTGCCTTTGGTATTGATAATACAAATGCTATTACGATTACATTGAGTTGTTTGGGTAATGTCGGTCCGACTTTGGGTATGGAGATTGGTCCTACAATGTCATGGGCACAGTTGCCTGACTTTGCAAAGTGGATTTGTTCCTTCCTTATGCTCGTAGGTCGTTTGGAGTTGTTTACAGTCTTGGTACTCTTTTCGCCTGCTTTTTGGAAGGAGAACTAA
- a CDS encoding DUF4840 domain-containing protein, with protein sequence MKKNKLLILVVALIATVSFTSCLNDDYETRRNRPTAAELKEATNTIQGLYQGKLYRLINNERTGRTEKTDSANTSWEFKDDSVLVIKDVPSKLLAANVTNSALKQAIEALPNQQVKCSVSIFYVKPIQYFIIPFRVDLGQLTYDGKTHDVSISFYFSEYYSYGNYVSERKITILRLIEAGVVVDGVLDKSSYKEPDSFYLISDPRA encoded by the coding sequence ATGAAAAAGAACAAATTACTTATTCTGGTTGTTGCACTTATAGCAACAGTGTCATTTACGTCCTGCTTAAATGATGATTATGAGACAAGACGCAATCGTCCAACAGCAGCCGAACTAAAGGAAGCTACCAATACTATTCAAGGCCTTTATCAAGGTAAACTTTATAGACTTATTAACAACGAGCGAACAGGAAGGACAGAAAAGACAGATTCTGCAAATACCTCATGGGAATTCAAAGATGACTCGGTGCTTGTTATCAAAGACGTCCCAAGTAAATTGTTAGCTGCCAATGTGACTAATTCTGCTTTGAAGCAGGCTATTGAGGCTTTACCAAATCAGCAAGTTAAATGTAGTGTCAGCATCTTCTATGTGAAGCCTATCCAATATTTTATTATTCCATTTAGAGTGGATTTAGGTCAGTTGACGTATGATGGTAAAACTCATGATGTATCTATAAGTTTCTATTTCTCAGAATATTATTCTTATGGTAATTATGTTAGTGAGCGCAAGATCACAATATTACGCCTTATAGAAGCAGGTGTGGTTGTTGATGGCGTTCTTGATAAATCTTCCTATAAGGAACCAGATAGTTTCTATCTTATATCTGATCCAAGAGCGTAA